The DNA window tttctaCCGATTAGTTAgctgctaattaattattatgttgGGACCGAACCATGCAGCCGTTGATTCTACTTTTTGAGGCATGTATGGAAGCATCGGCAAAGTTTGCCTTTGGCAGAGGATAATATCAATGTCAAGCTATCAGCAATGAAGCTATACACCTGATGATGATTTGGAAATGAACGCCGTGCATCGGAAGCATGCATACAAGCGggtattgtttggcttatacAGAAAACGACAAAACAATATAGAAAACCTCTCaaaatctacttcaaattaaagattaaaaatttaaattaattttgtcttataaacaaaaaacaaaaagacggGGCTAAAGATATCTAAAGGGTGTTCAACATATAGCTTCACTTGTAAGTGGCGGTGATAGATTCTTTCACTCGACACTATTAGTTTTCTGAGATAATACTAAGCATTACtatcaaaatcttataaatAGCACAACTGTTTATACTGAGCCTTTAGTAATCGTGACACCCATGATAGCTTTCTCATAGGTAACTCGTATGCGTACCTATTATGCATGTCAGTGTTACATATATAGGATACCATATAGACTCATACTTTATCTCGGCAAAAGTACCACATATATGTGGTACCCCTCTTCCTTCACTCTAACCCGAAATCGAATCCTTTAGATCATCTACTAGAGTTTAGTGGAGACAAagataaaatacaaatattggAGCAGAaataaaggttaaaaattagcttgatctttttttaaaaaatatgcccAGTGATGTATAGCAAATCCGAGGCTTTGGTGTGCAAAATACtacttatatataaatctgTAAGACCAACGGCAAACTCGATCGGATTAAAATAGTTTActctctctatattttttatttgacatggttatttgataatttattttattaaataatttacataattatttgttatttgttctaatttaattattaaaaaatactttaaatatgacttatatttttatatattttaaaaagataataagacaaacgataaaaagtcaaacgtacTGAAGTGAAAAAACCAGATGAAGTAAGGTGTCTACGTTTCAGCAAATttagggcatgtttagttcccaaaaattttcgcgtTCAACcacatatcaaatctttaatacatgtatagagcattaaatatagttaaaaataactaattgtacagtttgGAAGAAATTTGCGAGATggatctattaagcctaagtagtccataattagccgtAACTATTACAGCAATTCACAtgtattaatgaaaaattaattaggcttaaaaaattcgtctcatggttttCTGACATCCTATAtagttagttttttaattagtcagcAAAATAATCTttcgatatccgatcaaatatcTAATATAACACTCAAACGAAAAAAATTCGTGAACTAAACAAACGCTTGTTTCCGCACGTTGCATGCCAGTATCCCATCCATTCCTGATCAGAGGATATGGTGCGTATGTCGAGGCAGATAACAGAGTATCGAAGATGAGTAAATTTTGTGGATGGAACCACTTGGCTCCAAGTCTATGGTGAGCCACCCTGAACAGAACATTCCGGTTCAAACCGAACAGGCGTCCCGAGGAGAAGAGACGCCGCGAACAGCTAGCCAATAGTTCCATCCAGATTTTAATTCGCCTGTTTGTTGTTCCAAGGCAAAAAAGATAGAGCAATAAAGGATCAATGGGTCGGCTTATTTTTCGCGTCCTTTTGGAGACAAAGAGGCGTGGCTCTTTCGTTGCTCAACTGCTCCAGCTTTTGTATAAGCAGACGCCTCCTCGCCCGGTTTGGCTGAGGCGTACACAGGTTGTgaccgtttggttttttatttccttaaaaacaaaatcagaagatatatttataaacaaaaataatttataaataaaaattttatatatgtattcttagccatatataaatcaatactgaaaaataaatttcaataaaaaaatatcctaaaatcaattctaactttaagattaaaaaaattaaattttaacctataaatataaacataagagcATCTCTGAGAGAATGACATCTCACTCAccatacttaaatttagaaattttataaaaaaatatcctctAAGAAAATGGCTATTTGACTTGTCATATCATTTGAATGGCTAAACTTGAATCCTCAATGTCTAAATTTGGCAATCCATTCTCCCACTAGCAAAATTGCTATCCGTGGGTCTCACGTAGGCAGAACCCCTTTGTCATCCCCCTTGCCAAGATTTGGAGAGTGAAGATAGAgagtctcttggagatgctctcatctccaaatcaaaatttagccattcattttagttttggcaacTCGAATTCATAAAATATCTTCAAGAGACTATCTATCCCTGCTCTCCAAACCCTGGCAAAGGAAGGATGACAAGAGGGTCCCATGTAGATGGGATCCACAGATAGCAATTGTGCTAGTGGGAGAATGCGTTGCTAGATTTGGTCATTAAATACTCAAGTTTAGCTATTCAAATGGCATGACAAATCAAATAGTCACTTTTTTAAAGGatattttttgtgcaaaattactaaatttaaGTAGTGAGATGATCATTCTCTTGGAGACGCTCTAATTTTAGTtgtcaaaactaaaatgaatggctaaatttcgatttagaGAGTTAAAATCTAGCTAGTTGCTCTAAGTGAAAAGAGAAGGATGACATGCTCTTTCTGGGAGAGCCTCCGGAGCAGATCGAAACTGACTCAACAGAACAGACAGAAGAGTTTTTCTCCAAGAAGAACGAACAGATAAAAGGAGCAAACAAGGGGGGTGGCGCCATGCCTTGGACGTCAGACGCACCGCCCAGGTTTGCCGCCCTTCTGATGCAGTCAGGTGCGGCTGGTCGGCCGGAGACGACGGGCTCTGTTTCAGTCCTTTGACCAGGCCGCCATTACCAGTTTTTGCAACATTGTCAGTTGATAGAACGATACTTCCGGGACTGCTGATTTCCTTCTAaactactgcctccgttttaTACTGTAAGTccttctagccttgtctaaattcattaattgataaatatatataatttatatatgtgtataaattgattagcatccatatgaatctagtcaatactagaaagacttacattacgaaacggatggagtaggtCATTTCCCGCATAATTTTACGCAGAGCTAGATAAAAATATGAGTTAGAATTAATATAcaattatcatatatattatgtttctATAAACTGAACTGCggtttctatatataagtataaaactGAAGATATAAttgcattttatatataactcttaaaacattttacatataactcttaaaacaaaaaaatagaattccACTTATTTCTTTTATGTCTCCACCCATACTCTTTAGcttcttttttattgatatacTTGTATTTTATACACAATTACATCGACCAGTCTACACTATTATAGTCATACAAACACAATTATAGTttcatataaaactaaaaactcttaaaacaataatataggattatatatatatatatatatatatcttttactttattttttatttcttaattcaTGTTTCCATGCATACTCTTTAACTTCTCTTCTTATATGTACGTGGACGAAGTAGAAAATGGAGTCCCCATACTGGCGGTGGAGAAGCGGACAAGAGTCTCGTAACCAAGTTGGGTTCCTCAGGCCAATGACTTGTTTGGCCTGGAGAATAGTCCCAGGTAGCCCCCATCAGACCGGTCGTTACGAGCTAGCCATATCGGGATAACTAGCACAATGCTTGTCTTCGAGCTAATTCCTCTCCTTTGGGGGTTAAACCTAGAGGAGTTCGGGAACGAGGGAGATCTAACTACCCCTCGTACACATTCACGTCGCTTCAAAATCCGTTGCTAGTTGTTTCGCGCTAGTGCGGTCAACTACTTAGATACATAAGACGGATGGGACCCCAAGTTAACCGAGGATGTAGGATAAGACTAATAATGCTCCGTCTGAGCGTGGACGCAGATGGTGGATGCTAGGGTCACTAGACTCACTACACGTCTACTCTCTGTCTCTGACAGGGCATGCTATTACTAACCCCTGTTAGAGAGTCCCGCATAGCTCTCTCATTTCGTTTTGTAGCACTTCTTTGCACTGTAGCATTATCTCAACATGTGGGATAATCCAAAGAATATATAAGGAGATGATTTTGaccgagagaggagggggctTCTTGAACCAAAATTACTATAGCCCAAAAACAATCAAGAACACATAGGTAGGGTGTTACGCTCCTTACTAGCTTGAAACCGTCTAGACCACTCTGTTCGTATTTTGCTCACGATCCACATTCAATTTCACGGCTTAGATGTGCACATATCACCCCAGGACCAAACTCTAAAGAGGGCCAGCTCGAGCTTCCACTCTCAGCGCTTGTTCACCGAGAAGGTATATACAACTACGTCAATCAATTCAAACTCAATACGATCCGGCGgttgaaataattatatacaacCACATTAACCAATCTTACCGTTATAGTCTAAACCCACTACGGTCTGATAATTGAAATGCTTTTCTTATTATTTGGTTCAAGTGTGAATTTTGAGCCTAGGAGCGAATGTTGTAGTTCTTTTTAGAATTGTTTTAATATACACTATATAATTAGATACTCCCTCTGGTTCTGGAATACATGACATTTAGAACAAGGTTTAGTATAACAAGAAGTCATTAAGTTaaggttatttttttatatttgcccATAGTAAATACACATTGGAACCAATCCTATACAACAACTTCTGATTTCGCCCAACTTCTGTTCGCCTGACTGGCTAGTTCGGGTTCAATTCGTATGTTTTGTGCCAATTTTGCAACagggaagaggagaggggaacaCGCGTTTTAGTGCGTCATCGGGAGCCAGCGGTGCAACATCGTCCATGCGTGAGGGTAAAAAGGTCCAGAACGCATAAGGACATGTACAACAGTGAGACAACATcattaactcaagaaaaactaGATTGTTGTTTCTTCATTCGTCTACTGCTTGGGCACGTGCTCCCAAGTTGCATGCAAACTTTTTCTAGAGAAATACTTTATGTATTGGTTGCAtgtaacaaatataaacataaaaaataatgtattaaatatgCTATAGACAGCCAAAGAGACAACCTATTCTACATGTTGTCTATTTAGCTGTCTCTGTATATCAAATAGACAGCAGCCGTCTATAATGTTGTACGTCCCCTAAGAAATCCCAGAACGAACTTAGATTTGAAACTGTTCATTTTGCCAGGACGCAGTATAATCCagaaccggagggagtagaagaTAGACAAATTGTTGCGTGGGTGCCAAAaggattgtttggttttttgcgATTTTGACAAATGATGGAACGTTTAGGAATTGCTAATGTCCATCAAAATTGAGCGTTTGATGTTCATAAACTGTGGATTACAAAGCGAAGCTGGCGCTATACCTACGTCCCCGACGAAGAAAAGAGATTACAAAGCGGGATCTCAGTAGTAGAATTTCCATAATCAAAATAAGCTATTTTATGGTAAGACAATTGACATGTGAACATCCCTGAACTATTGCCAATTGCGTACTTGCATCAAAACACACGCTCACATTTGTTAATAATTCAGAGATGTTTGCATGTGTGTTTTTGTCAAATTCCACCGAACTCTACAGTTTGGACGGCTTGGGGAAGATGTCCGGCGTGAACTTCTGCGCCGCGCTTATGCTCCCCTTGATCTTCAGTTTACCCCTGCAAGAACGCACGACCACGATATCATCACGGAACTCGTAAGAAACACATCCAAATCGATGAGTTCTTTCCGGTCTCACATTATGAACGCCATCTGAGGGTTCAGCTTGCCGCTGGAGATGGCCAGGAAGTCGTCGTCCGTGAAGAAGAAGGTCGCGTCCGGCTTCCCCTCATACGCCCCTACATGAACACACGAAAagagaacttttttttcagaacGACGGCGCGACAGACCAAGATAGTAGACTGAGAACGATCGCCGGGAACGATCGATGGAAGCTCTACCTTTGGAGACGACGCCCTTCCGGAGATCGACGACGAAGACCTCCTCGTCGACACCGAtcctctgaaaaaaaatcgcaAGGGCAACGCCACACGA is part of the Oryza brachyantha chromosome 2, ObraRS2, whole genome shotgun sequence genome and encodes:
- the LOC102699285 gene encoding sterol carrier protein 2-like, whose protein sequence is MEGSNLKSAALLEQLRVHLASGAGEELVEKIGFVYQLNISPKRIGVDEEVFVVDLRKGVVSKGAYEGKPDATFFFTDDDFLAISSGKLNPQMAFIMGKLKIKGSISAAQKFTPDIFPKPSKL